A single Brevundimonas sp. M20 DNA region contains:
- the trpB gene encoding tryptophan synthase subunit beta: MNAIIPNDYSFPDAEGRFGPYGGRFVAETLMPLIHELNDAYDAAKADPAFQAELDSFLTDYVGRPSPMYFAERLTAHHGGADIWFKRDELNHTGAHKVNNCMGQILLAMRMGKTRIIAETGAGQHGVATATVCARFGLKCIVYMGATDVERQAPNVFRMKLLGAEVVPVTSGRGTLKDAMNEAMRDWVTNVEDTYYLIGTAAGPHPYPAMVRDFQSVIGRETRASMLARKEKLPDACVAAIGGGSNAIGLFYPFIGDAGVRLIGVEAAGRGLDGPDHAASIQGGRPGVLHGNRTYLLQDDDGQILEGHSISAGLDYPGIGPEHAWLKDIGRAEYRAATDAEALEAFQLCSRLEGIIPALEPSHALARIGEIAKEVGKGGDVVLNMCGRGDKDIFAVAKHLGVEL; the protein is encoded by the coding sequence GTGAACGCCATCATACCCAACGACTACAGCTTCCCCGACGCGGAGGGCCGGTTCGGTCCCTATGGCGGACGGTTCGTGGCCGAAACCCTTATGCCGCTGATCCACGAGCTGAATGACGCCTACGATGCGGCCAAGGCAGATCCGGCGTTCCAGGCCGAACTGGACAGCTTCCTGACCGACTATGTCGGTCGCCCCAGCCCGATGTATTTCGCCGAGCGTCTGACGGCCCATCACGGCGGCGCCGACATCTGGTTCAAGCGGGACGAGCTGAACCACACAGGCGCCCACAAGGTGAACAACTGCATGGGCCAGATTCTTCTGGCCATGCGGATGGGCAAGACCCGGATCATCGCCGAGACCGGCGCAGGCCAGCACGGCGTGGCCACCGCCACCGTCTGCGCCCGCTTCGGGCTGAAATGCATCGTCTACATGGGCGCCACCGACGTGGAGCGTCAGGCCCCGAACGTCTTCCGCATGAAGCTGCTCGGCGCCGAGGTGGTCCCGGTGACCTCGGGTCGCGGCACGCTGAAGGATGCGATGAACGAGGCGATGCGGGACTGGGTGACCAATGTCGAGGACACCTACTACCTTATCGGCACCGCCGCCGGACCGCATCCCTATCCGGCCATGGTGCGGGACTTCCAGTCGGTGATCGGCCGCGAGACCCGCGCCTCCATGCTGGCTCGCAAGGAGAAGCTGCCGGACGCCTGCGTGGCGGCCATCGGCGGCGGCTCGAACGCCATCGGCCTGTTCTACCCCTTTATCGGTGACGCCGGCGTGCGTCTGATCGGGGTTGAGGCCGCCGGTCGCGGACTGGACGGCCCGGATCACGCCGCCTCCATCCAGGGCGGCCGCCCCGGCGTCCTGCATGGCAACCGCACCTATCTGCTGCAGGATGACGACGGCCAGATCCTGGAGGGCCACTCCATCTCGGCCGGTCTGGACTACCCCGGCATCGGTCCCGAGCACGCCTGGCTGAAAGACATCGGCCGCGCCGAGTACCGCGCCGCCACCGACGCCGAGGCCCTTGAGGCCTTCCAGCTGTGTTCCAGGCTGGAGGGGATCATCCCGGCCCTGGAGCCCAGCCATGCCCTCGCCCGCATCGGCGAGATCGCGAAAGAAGTAGGCAAGGGCGGCGATGTGGTGCTGAATATGTGCGGGCGGGGCGACAAGGACATCTTCGCCGTGGCGAAGCATCTGGGCGTGGAGCTCTAG
- a CDS encoding FAD-binding oxidoreductase: protein MTGATLKRDLRTGRSLWADSPGLGVHTRTLGKAISVDVAIVGAGISAAFMARELSRDHSVAVLDRRPPLSGSTIASTALLQWEIDLPLTALSERIGAASAKRAYLRSRRAIKDLKRIVVEERIVCGLHDKDTLYLAGDAYGHRALEAEADARAALGLESRYIRPADLRDRFGIDRTGAILSRGSASGDPARLAAGLLRRAAADGAGIYSPVEVLEAVSDPDGVTLLTDAGQPVRAGAVIFCCGYEFPKAVPTPGAEVISTWALASKSRTPCPRWLKDTLLWEAADPYLYLRMSRDGRLIVGGEDEASSTAHADRAKLKRKCATIAEKLKRLLPMVEFDIDYSWAGAFGESSTGLPSIGPVPGMEHAWAVMGFGGNGITYSVIASQIVSSALRGKPDTDADLYRS from the coding sequence ATGACCGGCGCCACCCTCAAACGTGACCTCAGGACCGGGCGGTCTCTCTGGGCTGACAGTCCGGGGCTGGGCGTCCACACGCGTACGCTCGGCAAGGCTATCTCCGTCGACGTCGCTATCGTCGGCGCGGGGATCAGCGCGGCCTTCATGGCCCGCGAGCTGTCGCGCGATCATTCCGTGGCGGTGCTGGACCGGCGCCCGCCGCTTTCCGGCTCGACCATCGCCTCGACGGCCCTGTTGCAGTGGGAGATCGACCTTCCCCTGACCGCCCTGTCCGAGAGGATCGGCGCGGCCAGCGCGAAGCGGGCCTACCTGCGATCCCGGCGCGCCATAAAAGACCTGAAGCGGATCGTGGTGGAGGAGCGGATCGTCTGCGGTCTGCATGACAAGGACACGCTCTATCTGGCCGGAGACGCGTATGGCCATCGCGCGCTGGAGGCGGAGGCGGACGCTCGCGCCGCCTTGGGGCTGGAGAGTCGATACATCAGGCCTGCGGACCTTCGCGACCGGTTCGGCATCGACCGCACCGGCGCCATCCTGAGCCGGGGCTCGGCGAGCGGCGACCCTGCCCGTCTGGCGGCAGGGTTGCTCCGACGGGCCGCGGCGGACGGCGCCGGAATTTATTCTCCGGTTGAGGTGCTCGAGGCCGTCAGCGACCCGGACGGCGTCACCCTGCTGACCGACGCCGGACAACCGGTTCGCGCCGGCGCCGTCATCTTCTGCTGCGGATATGAGTTTCCCAAGGCGGTGCCGACCCCCGGCGCCGAGGTGATCTCGACTTGGGCGCTGGCCTCAAAGTCCCGGACGCCCTGTCCCCGCTGGCTGAAGGACACTCTCCTCTGGGAAGCGGCGGACCCGTACCTCTATCTGCGCATGAGCCGCGACGGTCGGCTGATCGTCGGCGGCGAGGATGAGGCATCATCCACCGCCCACGCCGACAGGGCGAAGCTGAAGCGCAAATGCGCCACCATCGCCGAAAAGCTTAAGCGCCTGCTGCCGATGGTCGAGTTTGACATCGACTACAGCTGGGCCGGCGCCTTTGGAGAAAGCAGCACAGGCCTGCCGTCCATCGGCCCCGTGCCGGGCATGGAGCATGCCTGGGCCGTTATGGGGTTCGGCGGCAACGGCATCACCTATTCGGTGATCGCCAGCCAGATCGTGTCCTCGGCGCTACGTGGAAAGCCTGATACGGACGCGGATCTGTACCGATCTTGA
- a CDS encoding folylpolyglutamate synthase/dihydrofolate synthase family protein, with protein MDPISERLRARHPQRIDLSLGRMKALCAALGDPQDRLPPVIHVAGTNGKGSTVALLRAIAEAAGLKVHVYTSPHLVRFNERIRLAGELITDKALNLILDRIETVSGEATVFESTTAAAFVAMTETPADLAIIEVGLGGVLDATNVIERPLLSLITPVDLDHAEFLGTSLRGIAIEKAGILKPGARGLIARQAEEAMAAIEVVAQAVGAPLTVMGVDFDAWAERGGMAFQDQERFLDLPAPALTGGHQIDNAGLAVAAALELDLPETAIVEGLKTVRWPARLQRLTAGPYGEAARAADAELWLDGGHNPHAARALATALASRQAKAPRPTALIVGMLGNKDAGGFFEALKASDATVFTVGFEGAAADPEALAAVARGHGLGAAVSGSVDQALTQALRLGAGRVVICGSLYLAGEVLGASPETWPT; from the coding sequence ATGGACCCGATCTCCGAACGCCTTCGCGCGCGGCATCCGCAACGCATCGACCTGTCACTGGGTCGAATGAAGGCCTTGTGCGCGGCGCTTGGCGATCCGCAGGATCGCCTGCCGCCCGTCATCCATGTGGCGGGCACCAACGGCAAGGGCTCGACCGTGGCCCTGCTGCGCGCCATCGCCGAGGCGGCGGGACTCAAGGTCCACGTTTATACCTCCCCGCATCTGGTGCGGTTCAACGAGCGCATCCGGCTGGCCGGCGAACTGATCACCGACAAGGCCCTGAACCTTATCCTCGACAGGATCGAGACCGTATCGGGCGAAGCGACCGTCTTCGAAAGCACGACCGCCGCCGCCTTCGTCGCCATGACCGAGACCCCGGCCGATCTCGCCATCATCGAGGTCGGGCTTGGCGGGGTGCTGGACGCCACGAATGTGATCGAGCGTCCGCTGCTCAGCCTGATCACTCCGGTCGATCTGGATCATGCGGAGTTTCTGGGCACGTCCCTGCGTGGCATCGCGATCGAAAAGGCCGGCATTCTGAAGCCCGGAGCGCGCGGCCTGATCGCCCGACAGGCTGAAGAGGCCATGGCCGCCATCGAGGTGGTCGCCCAGGCTGTTGGCGCACCCCTGACCGTCATGGGCGTGGACTTCGACGCCTGGGCCGAGCGAGGCGGCATGGCCTTCCAAGACCAGGAGCGCTTTCTCGACCTCCCCGCGCCCGCGCTGACGGGCGGGCATCAGATCGACAACGCTGGTCTCGCTGTCGCCGCCGCGCTGGAACTGGACCTGCCCGAAACCGCCATCGTCGAGGGCCTGAAGACGGTGCGCTGGCCGGCTCGGTTGCAACGCCTGACCGCCGGTCCCTACGGCGAGGCGGCGAGGGCGGCGGACGCGGAGCTCTGGCTGGACGGCGGGCACAATCCCCATGCGGCCCGGGCGCTGGCGACGGCGCTGGCCTCCCGACAGGCGAAAGCGCCCCGTCCCACGGCCCTGATCGTCGGCATGCTGGGCAACAAGGATGCGGGCGGCTTCTTCGAGGCGCTGAAGGCATCCGACGCCACCGTTTTCACCGTCGGCTTCGAGGGCGCGGCGGCAGACCCGGAAGCGCTGGCGGCCGTCGCACGTGGCCATGGACTGGGCGCCGCGGTCTCGGGCTCCGTCGATCAGGCGCTGACGCAAGCCCTGCGGCTGGGCGCGGGACGCGTGGTCATCTGCGGCTCCCTCTATCTGGCAGGCGAGGTTCTGGGCGCGTCGCCCGAGACCTGGCCGACCTGA
- the addA gene encoding double-strand break repair helicase AddA, with amino-acid sequence MSARILPDPAQIAAADPGQSVFVTANAGSGKTSTLVDRVARLLLREVRPGEILCVTYTKAAAAEMQARLFDRLGEWAVLDDDRLRVSLADLDGRDPASLSGPELSDARRLFAKALETPGGLKIQTIHAFCEKLLRRFPIEAGVTPGFTVLEDQAAVALSHSVREELARAALEDADGPIGRAYSHFAVELDWGAFQSLLALIETDRDKLADYVDRVAEGRAPAPHLLVGAHPEQTAEAVEGDFMRFLDRAEWLETASAMATGGTNDQKCADRMRAADWTFAGIAEVFLTGGEPRKAMATSKAPPTAGGWLADLQMKYVSTLEQVRRLRVARDTIHVLTLAAAHARLYEQAKAATGALDFGDLVARTVELLTHRASAAWVLYKLDGGIEHVLVDEAQDTAPQQWDILKALTESFFAGEGGRRFTPPPPSGQRLDRTVFAVGDEKQSIYSFQGARPERLRQESQRYDMMVQGAGSEFRAVELAKSFRSTPDVLGFVDAVFAGPERAAALVGESLAAVPTHTAMRSGQAGSVDLWPLHQEIKGPDREAWDAPVDQESAVSARKQLAADLASDIRLQVETGVTVYDRKTREPRPSGYGDFLILVRRRDATFEEIIRALKTAGVPVAGADRLKLSSHIVFDDLIALARFVLYPDDDLSLAGLLRSPLCDVDEDGLFALAGAKSERRRLWRELTDRAGERPEWSRARDMLDFALSMSDRDPFAFFSAVLGRVDDTGVSGRARILRRLGAEAEEAIDETLNQVLAAEGRGAIDLETCLARLEAADVEVKRELEGPRGEVRVMTVHGAKGLEAPVVILPDTTSRAKAQGPSLMPVALENGSEAWLMCPGSSKEDCEASRAARDARQARADAETLRLLYVALTRARDRIVIMGKGSAKTKAGFDEGSWWDVLTRTFDGLEGQVRMVGELRRYGVDPGQAPPKGAAPAGRVIAPDWARVSPSPDAAARIASPSQMDEVLRIPAPSPLSMGGGGLGRFRRGDLIHRLLERLPEVPSDQRPAIAGRLLSRERDLSGEQRAEMIGAALMVLDHPLFAPVFGQGSRPEVALTGRVNGVTVSGRMDRLVVTPERVLVVDYKTNRPVPSRIEDADPAYVLQLAVYVSILGQMYPDRPVAAALVWTDGPQLMPVPQAMLEAALIR; translated from the coding sequence CGCCGCCTGTTCGCCAAGGCGCTGGAGACCCCGGGTGGGCTGAAGATCCAGACCATCCACGCCTTCTGCGAGAAGCTGCTGCGGCGGTTTCCGATCGAGGCGGGCGTGACGCCGGGGTTCACGGTGCTGGAGGATCAGGCGGCGGTGGCCCTGTCGCATTCCGTGCGGGAGGAACTGGCCCGCGCCGCCCTGGAGGACGCGGACGGCCCTATCGGTCGGGCCTACAGCCATTTCGCCGTCGAGCTGGACTGGGGCGCATTCCAGTCGCTTCTGGCCTTGATCGAGACGGACCGGGACAAGTTGGCGGACTATGTCGACAGGGTCGCCGAAGGTCGGGCGCCGGCCCCCCATCTGCTCGTGGGCGCTCACCCGGAGCAGACAGCCGAGGCGGTGGAGGGCGATTTCATGCGCTTCCTCGACCGCGCGGAGTGGCTGGAGACGGCCTCCGCCATGGCGACGGGCGGGACCAACGACCAGAAGTGCGCTGACCGGATGCGGGCCGCGGACTGGACCTTCGCCGGGATCGCCGAGGTCTTCCTCACCGGAGGCGAGCCGCGCAAGGCGATGGCGACATCCAAGGCTCCCCCCACGGCAGGGGGCTGGCTGGCCGATCTGCAGATGAAATACGTCTCGACGCTGGAGCAGGTCCGGCGTCTGCGGGTGGCGCGGGACACGATCCATGTCCTGACCCTCGCTGCGGCCCATGCGCGGCTTTACGAGCAGGCCAAGGCCGCGACCGGGGCGCTGGACTTCGGTGATCTGGTCGCAAGGACGGTTGAGCTTCTGACCCATCGGGCTTCGGCGGCCTGGGTGCTCTACAAGCTGGACGGCGGCATAGAGCATGTGCTGGTCGATGAGGCGCAGGATACCGCGCCCCAGCAGTGGGACATATTGAAAGCCCTGACCGAAAGCTTCTTCGCAGGGGAAGGGGGGCGACGGTTCACGCCTCCGCCGCCCTCGGGCCAAAGGCTGGACCGCACGGTCTTCGCGGTGGGCGACGAGAAGCAGTCGATCTATTCCTTCCAGGGCGCCCGTCCGGAGCGGCTGCGTCAGGAGTCCCAGCGCTATGACATGATGGTGCAGGGCGCCGGATCGGAATTCAGGGCTGTAGAGCTGGCCAAATCCTTCCGCTCGACCCCGGATGTGCTGGGCTTTGTGGACGCGGTCTTCGCCGGACCGGAGCGAGCCGCCGCACTGGTCGGTGAAAGCCTGGCGGCCGTGCCCACTCACACCGCCATGCGGTCGGGACAGGCCGGTTCGGTCGACCTCTGGCCTCTGCATCAGGAGATCAAGGGGCCCGACCGCGAGGCATGGGACGCGCCGGTCGATCAGGAATCCGCTGTCTCGGCCCGCAAGCAACTGGCGGCCGATCTGGCTAGCGATATCCGGCTGCAGGTCGAGACCGGGGTCACGGTGTATGATCGGAAGACCCGCGAGCCTCGCCCATCGGGCTATGGCGACTTCCTGATCCTGGTGCGTCGTCGCGATGCGACCTTCGAGGAGATCATCCGGGCGCTGAAGACGGCGGGCGTGCCCGTGGCGGGGGCGGACCGGCTGAAGCTGTCGTCGCACATCGTCTTTGATGACCTGATCGCCCTGGCCCGCTTTGTCCTCTATCCGGACGACGATCTGTCGTTGGCGGGCCTGCTGCGCAGCCCCCTGTGCGATGTGGATGAGGACGGACTGTTCGCCCTCGCGGGCGCAAAGTCTGAACGTCGGCGGCTGTGGCGGGAATTGACGGACCGCGCCGGTGAGCGGCCGGAATGGTCCCGAGCGCGGGACATGCTGGACTTCGCCCTGTCCATGAGTGACCGCGATCCTTTCGCCTTCTTCTCCGCCGTGCTCGGCCGGGTGGACGACACCGGCGTTTCGGGACGGGCGCGGATCCTGCGGCGTCTGGGCGCGGAGGCCGAAGAGGCGATCGACGAGACGCTGAACCAGGTGCTGGCGGCCGAGGGCCGTGGCGCCATCGACCTGGAGACCTGTCTGGCCCGCCTTGAAGCCGCTGACGTGGAGGTGAAGCGTGAGCTGGAGGGGCCACGTGGCGAGGTTCGCGTCATGACGGTTCACGGCGCCAAGGGGCTGGAGGCGCCGGTAGTCATCCTGCCGGACACCACCAGCCGGGCGAAGGCTCAGGGGCCGTCCCTCATGCCTGTGGCGCTGGAGAATGGCTCCGAGGCCTGGCTGATGTGCCCGGGCAGCTCGAAGGAGGACTGCGAAGCCTCGCGCGCCGCGCGCGACGCCCGGCAGGCCCGGGCGGACGCCGAGACCCTGCGTCTGCTCTATGTCGCCCTGACCCGCGCCCGGGACCGGATCGTGATCATGGGCAAGGGCAGCGCGAAGACAAAGGCCGGCTTTGACGAAGGCAGCTGGTGGGATGTCCTGACCCGCACCTTTGACGGTCTGGAGGGACAGGTCCGGATGGTGGGCGAGCTGCGCCGCTACGGGGTCGATCCCGGCCAGGCGCCGCCGAAAGGCGCGGCTCCGGCCGGGCGTGTCATCGCGCCGGACTGGGCCCGCGTTTCTCCCTCGCCTGACGCCGCCGCCCGGATCGCATCACCCTCGCAGATGGACGAGGTGCTGCGCATCCCGGCGCCTTCGCCTCTCTCTATGGGAGGCGGCGGCCTTGGGCGATTCCGGCGGGGCGACCTGATCCACCGTCTGCTTGAACGATTGCCTGAAGTCCCGTCGGACCAACGTCCGGCGATCGCCGGACGCCTGTTGTCCCGAGAGCGGGATTTGAGCGGAGAGCAACGGGCGGAAATGATCGGGGCGGCGCTGATGGTTCTCGACCATCCGCTGTTCGCGCCGGTCTTCGGCCAAGGTTCCCGGCCCGAGGTCGCGCTGACGGGAAGGGTCAACGGGGTGACCGTCTCCGGTCGCATGGACCGATTGGTGGTTACACCTGAGCGGGTTCTGGTGGTCGATTACAAGACCAACCGCCCGGTGCCCTCGAGGATCGAGGATGCGGACCCGGCCTATGTGCTGCAGTTGGCGGTTTATGTCTCCATCTTGGGACAAATGTATCCTGATCGACCGGTGGCGGCGGCTCTCGTCTGGACGGACGGGCCGCAGCTGATGCCGGTTCCGCAGGCGATGCTGGAGGCGGCGCTGATCCGTTGA
- a CDS encoding phosphoribosylanthranilate isomerase codes for MTRAKICGLTTPDTLDAALGGGAAFVGAVVFPKSPRHIAPLHAATLFERARGKAKIVAVTVDADDALLTEIALILKPDLIQLHGSEPPERAAQVRSLTDAGIIRALSVRNAADIDAAKAWEPEVEHLMFDAKPPEGSFLPGGVGASFDWTLLAGRSFAKPWFLAGGLTPDNVADAVRIASAPLVDVSSGVESAPGVKDPARIAAFLNAVSTA; via the coding sequence ATGACCCGGGCGAAGATTTGCGGACTGACGACGCCGGATACGCTGGACGCGGCCCTTGGCGGCGGCGCGGCCTTCGTCGGCGCGGTGGTGTTCCCGAAAAGCCCTCGCCACATCGCACCCCTGCACGCCGCCACCCTGTTCGAGCGCGCGCGGGGCAAGGCGAAGATCGTCGCCGTCACGGTTGATGCCGACGATGCCCTGCTGACCGAGATCGCCCTGATACTGAAGCCCGACCTAATCCAGCTGCACGGATCGGAGCCCCCGGAACGGGCCGCACAGGTCCGGAGCCTGACCGATGCGGGCATCATCCGCGCCCTGTCCGTCCGCAACGCGGCCGACATCGACGCCGCGAAGGCCTGGGAGCCCGAAGTGGAGCACCTGATGTTCGACGCGAAGCCGCCCGAGGGCTCATTCCTGCCCGGCGGTGTCGGCGCCTCCTTCGACTGGACCCTGCTGGCCGGCCGATCCTTCGCAAAGCCCTGGTTCCTCGCCGGCGGCCTCACCCCCGACAACGTCGCGGACGCGGTCCGCATCGCGAGCGCGCCCCTGGTGGACGTGTCCTCTGGCGTGGAAAGCGCCCCGGGTGTTAAGGACCCTGCCCGGATCGCGGCGTTTCTGAACGCCGTATCCACCGCCTGA
- the trxA gene encoding thioredoxin TrxA, which translates to MATVKVTDESFETDVLKASKPVLVDFWAEWCGPCKQIGPALEQIADELNGQVTIAKVNIDDSPMTPSKLGVKGIPTLMLFKDGQMASMKVGAMPKGKIVEWLAEAGVKAEG; encoded by the coding sequence ATGGCCACCGTCAAGGTCACTGACGAAAGCTTCGAAACCGACGTGCTCAAGGCGTCAAAGCCGGTGCTGGTCGACTTCTGGGCGGAATGGTGCGGCCCGTGCAAGCAGATCGGCCCTGCGCTGGAGCAGATCGCCGACGAACTGAACGGTCAGGTCACCATCGCCAAGGTGAACATCGACGACAGTCCGATGACGCCGTCCAAGCTGGGCGTGAAGGGCATCCCCACGCTGATGCTGTTCAAGGACGGTCAGATGGCCTCGATGAAGGTCGGCGCCATGCCCAAGGGCAAGATTGTCGAATGGCTGGCCGAGGCCGGGGTGAAGGCCGAGGGTTGA
- a CDS encoding acetyl-CoA carboxylase carboxyltransferase subunit beta: MVDKNKPQQEKRGGWLSRFAPGVRKIVSRRDTPDNLWVKDPDSGEMLYRSDLENALWVTPSGRHMRIDAPTRLRFTFDGGQYESIDTPDVPEDPLKFSDGKPYKDRLNAARKAAGRKDTMAIGFGEIDGTEAVAIVQDFTFMGGSLGMAAGEAFIAAARAAIARGVPLVCFTAAGGARMQEGALSLMQMARTTLAIQELKAAQLPFVVVLTDPTTGGVTASYAMLGDVHLAEPGALIGFAGPRVIEATIREKLPPGFQRAEYLQEKGMVDKVVARGDLPETLGQILSILMGGKRRAA, encoded by the coding sequence ATGGTCGACAAGAACAAACCTCAGCAAGAGAAGCGCGGCGGCTGGCTGTCGCGCTTTGCTCCCGGCGTCCGCAAGATCGTCAGCCGTCGGGACACGCCTGACAATCTCTGGGTCAAGGACCCGGACAGCGGCGAGATGCTCTATCGCTCGGACCTCGAGAACGCCCTTTGGGTGACCCCCTCGGGCCGTCACATGCGCATCGACGCGCCGACGCGCCTGCGCTTCACCTTCGACGGCGGCCAGTACGAGTCCATCGACACCCCCGACGTGCCGGAAGACCCGCTGAAATTCTCGGACGGCAAGCCGTACAAGGATCGCCTGAACGCCGCGCGCAAGGCCGCCGGCCGCAAGGACACCATGGCCATCGGCTTTGGTGAGATCGACGGGACCGAAGCCGTCGCCATCGTCCAGGACTTCACCTTCATGGGCGGATCGCTGGGCATGGCCGCGGGCGAAGCCTTCATCGCCGCCGCTCGCGCCGCCATCGCACGCGGCGTGCCGCTGGTCTGCTTCACCGCCGCCGGCGGCGCCCGTATGCAGGAAGGCGCCCTCAGCCTGATGCAAATGGCCCGCACGACGCTGGCGATCCAGGAACTGAAGGCCGCCCAACTGCCCTTCGTCGTCGTCCTGACCGACCCGACCACCGGCGGCGTCACAGCCAGCTACGCCATGCTTGGCGATGTCCATCTGGCCGAGCCCGGCGCCCTGATCGGCTTCGCCGGTCCGCGCGTCATCGAGGCGACCATCCGCGAGAAACTGCCGCCGGGCTTCCAGCGCGCCGAATACCTTCAGGAAAAGGGCATGGTCGACAAGGTCGTCGCCCGTGGCGATCTGCCTGAAACTCTCGGCCAGATACTGTCGATCCTGATGGGCGGGAAGCGCCGGGCCGCGTAA
- the trpA gene encoding tryptophan synthase subunit alpha — translation MTTHRIDARFAALKAEGRAGFVAYVMAGDPSRDESLEILRGLPAAGADIIELGFPFSDPMAEGPPIQRAALRGLKAGLTLKGTLDLAKAFREGDADTPLILMGYLNPLESYGYEAFARDAAASGVDGVIIVDCPPEEADPLTDALDPHQVSLIRLATPTSDDARLKVIARRTSGFVYYVSVAGVTGVKEAQAGSVAPAVERVRKASGLPVAVGFGIKTPERAAEVARVSDAVVAGSVLVDEVAAALEANEPAAPRVLAKVRSLADAVKGARATETV, via the coding sequence ATGACCACACACCGTATCGACGCCCGCTTCGCCGCCCTCAAGGCGGAGGGCCGGGCCGGTTTTGTCGCCTATGTGATGGCCGGCGACCCCTCGCGCGATGAGTCCCTTGAAATCCTGCGCGGACTTCCGGCGGCGGGTGCGGACATCATCGAGCTGGGCTTCCCCTTCTCGGACCCCATGGCCGAAGGCCCCCCCATCCAACGGGCTGCCCTGCGCGGCCTCAAGGCCGGTCTGACGCTTAAGGGCACGCTTGATCTGGCCAAGGCCTTCCGCGAAGGCGATGCGGATACCCCGCTCATCCTGATGGGGTATCTCAATCCGCTTGAAAGCTACGGCTACGAGGCCTTCGCCCGCGACGCCGCGGCCAGCGGCGTGGACGGCGTGATTATCGTCGATTGCCCGCCTGAGGAAGCCGATCCTCTGACCGACGCCCTGGACCCCCACCAGGTCTCCCTGATCCGGCTGGCGACCCCAACCTCGGACGACGCCCGCCTGAAGGTGATCGCCCGGCGGACCTCCGGCTTCGTCTATTATGTCTCGGTCGCGGGTGTGACCGGGGTCAAGGAAGCCCAGGCCGGTTCGGTCGCTCCCGCGGTCGAGCGAGTGCGCAAGGCGTCGGGCCTGCCGGTCGCTGTCGGTTTCGGAATCAAGACGCCGGAACGGGCGGCCGAGGTCGCCCGCGTGTCCGACGCCGTCGTCGCCGGCTCCGTGCTGGTGGACGAAGTCGCCGCCGCTCTTGAAGCGAACGAACCCGCCGCTCCGCGCGTTCTGGCGAAGGTGCGCAGCCTCGCCGACGCGGTGAAGGGCGCGCGCGCGACAGAAACCGTCTGA